In the Aquimarina spinulae genome, CTTGTAATTCTGTAAGATTATATTGTTCTTTTAATCTTTTATAATTATAAAAACGCCCGAGCCCATCAAATAAAGTATAATTAAGATTTAACCCTGCATTATACCGTTGCGTTTCGGCATCTTCGATCTTGATATCTGCTCGTGGCTCTCCTGTGTTTTGATCTATTGCTCCCTGAAAATTAGTATTCGATGTAGCCGATTGATAATTTGCTCCTGCATTACCGGTTAATGTAGGTAAATACCCAGAATTAAGAACTCCTTTATTGTTTTTTGCTACTTCTATGTTATTGGTAGCAATTAATATCCCAAAGTTATTTTCTAAGGTAAGTCGTATAGCTTCCTGCTTTGTTAATTGCTGACTGATTACATTTCCAGAAATCAAAAACAGAAAGAACACTAATTTTAGTATGCTACTACCCTTGCAATTCATGATGCTCTTCATTCTCTTCTTTTTGTTCTTTAATGGCGCGTTCTACTTCTTCTTTGGTGATCTTATTTCCGGTAACTAACCACTTGGTTCTTACTTTCACATTGTTACTAAACGATAAAAACAACGGTAATAGCAATAGGGTTAATACAGTTGCAAAACCAATCCCGTAAGCAATAGAAATAGCCATAGGTTTTAAGAATTGTGCTTGCCTGCTTTTTTCTAATAATAAAGGTGCTAACCCGGCAATAGTAGTAAGTGAGGTAAGAAAAATAGCTCGGAAACGTGATCTCCCAGCTTGGTAAATAGATTCATCAAAACTCAGCCCCTCCCGAAGATTACTATTAAACTTACCAATAAGTACCAAGCCATCATTAACCATAATACCTATAAGAGCAATAATACCCAACATGGATAATATATTGATAGGAAAATTATGTGCCCAATGTCCTAAAGCTACTGCTGGTAAACTTAATGGAATAAGTAACAAGAGTAATAATGGTTGACTATAGCTTCTAAACGTAAATGCAATGGTTATGTAAATCAATGCAAGTACGGTAAGTCCCACAGGTCTTAAAGATCCCAAAAGCTTACCTGCTTCTCTATTTTGTCCTTCATAAGACGGTGTTACCGTTGGATATTTAGAAATAATCTCTGGCATAGTTACCGTACGAATTTCTTGTAAAATATCTGTTGCACTGGTAGTTTCTGCATCTTTTAAATCGGCAGAAATCTGTATTTCACGACGCCCTTCGAGGTGGTTAACCGCTACATCACCTCTTTCTATGCTATAGGTTGCAATTTCATTAAGTGGTACTCGTTCTCCACTAATTGTAGTAATACGCATATCATCCAGATTAGATATCGAAGAACGATTATCTCTATCATATCGAACCCAAACTCTAATTTCATCCTGTCCACGTTGGAAACGTTGTGCCTGCACTCCGAAAAACCCTGCACGAACCTGTGTCATAATATCCCGAAGATTTAACCCCAGTAAATATGCGTTTTCTTTTAATTCTATGCGAATCTCTTTAATTCCTGCTGGGTCATTATCTGTAACATCCTTCAGTAATGAATTATTCACTAATGCTCCTTTTAACTCAGCTTTAGCAGCTTTCAGCTCTGCTATATTATTTCCTAATAATGAAACTGAAACTGGTCTTCCTCCAAAGTTACCTCCACTACCATACACCAGACTTTCTACACCAGCTACTTCTCCCATTTTTTCACTTATAAGATCTGTAACCATAGCCGACCCTACCGCATCGGGACGCTCTTCTCCTGGTAGTAAATTAACGACTAGTGAAGCCGAAGACGACCCGGGACCTATATTGGTAATCACATTTTTGAATAATTTCTTACCTGCATATTCGGGTCCTTTTAAATACTGTTCTGTTAGTTCTTCATTAGTTTCCCAGGCTTTTTCTGCGATCAAAGAGATGATACTATCCGTTATCTTTTCATTGGTTCCGTTGGGCATTGCCAGATTAATTGATATTCGATCACTTGCTATCTGAGGGAAAAAAGAGGTTCGAACGATTCCTCCTCCTACGGTACCTATAGTAAGAACAAGGAGAACAATAAAAAGCGAAAACGTAAAGAGTTTATTTTGCAATGAAAAGCGTAATGCCGGGCTATACATTTTATCTCGCAACCATCTCATAATAGCATCTCCAAACGTATTGATATATCGTAATTTTGCAAATAGTTGTCCAATTCCTGTTTTAGGTTTTGAATCTTGTGGTTTAAGCGCTTTGGAATGTGCCAAATGAGCCGGTAGAATAATCAAAGCTTCGATCAGAGAAACTGATAATGTGAGAATTACAACTACAGAAACTTCTCCAAAAAATTCTCCTATACGACCATCTAAAAACAGAAAAATACCAAAAGCAAGTATTGTAGTAATAATAGCGGAAATAATGGGTGGTATTACTTCCATAGTACCATCTATAGCCGCTTGTACAGGGGTTTTTCCTTTCTCATAATGTTGATAGATATTTTCTGCTATAACAATACCATCATCTACCAGAATTCCAATTACGATGATCATTCCGAACAGAGATAATACATTTATAGTCACATCAAATGAACCTGCAAAAATAAACATTCCCAAAAAAGCTACGGGAAGCCCAAAAGCTACCCAAAATGCTAAGCGTGTATTAAGAAATAAGGATAAAAAAGTGAGTACCAGCAACATTCCTATGATAGCATTTTCTGTAAGAAGTTCTGTACGTTGTACTAATGTAATAGATCGGTCACTAATCACATTAAGTTGTACGTTATTGTACTTCTGATTAAATTCTGCTATATACTCTTTTGCCTTTTCAGCAGAAGAAATAAGGTCTTCGGTATTTGTGCTTGTGATTTCAACATTTACAGCTAAATCTCCATTAAAATAGGTAGCATTAGCGGTTTCTGAAAAACGATCACGTATCTCTGCTACATCTTTAAGACGTATCACACTTCCTGAAGCATCTGCACGTACGATTAGGTTAGAAAGTTCATTACCATAATACGAACGATTATTTGCTCTAATAAGATATTCTTCTGCGTCTGTTTTTATGGTCCCCCCGGTAGTTAGAATATTGGCTCTACTTACTGCTTGTGCTACTTCGCTAAAACTAAGGTTATATGCAAGTAAGTTTTTTTCATCTATGGCTATTTCAATTTCTTCTGCAGGATAGCCACTCACAGAAATTTGGGAAATCCCTTCTATCCCACGAAGATCATTTTCTACCTGTCTTGCAATCTCTTTGAGAGTAACCAATGGTATATTATCTCCGCTTATAGAGAAATTGATGGTCGGTCGAATTGCTTCTTGTTTTGCGACTACCAAAGGTTCCATACCTGTTGGAAATGAAGGTACACGATCTACTGCATTTTTTACTTCTAACAGCATGAAATCGATGTTCTTTCCTTTTTCAATTTCAACATTTATTGTTCCGTTATTTTCTCTCGAAGTTGAGGTTACTCGCTCTACTCCATCCAATCCTTTTAGGTTATCCTCTATCTTAAGCACAATCCCTTCTTCTACTTCTAATGGAGAAGCTCCTGGATACGTAATATTTATAGTGATGTTTTTGGAATCAATTAGCGGAAAAAAGGAAGATTTTAGGGATAGTGCTCCTACAACTCCAAATGCAAAAAACGCAAGTACAATCACATTTACCGCTACGTGATATTTAATAAAAAAAGCAATAATTTTACGCATCACTATTGTTTTTTAGCTGTACTAGCAGAACTATCACTATGCACATTATTATTTTCTTTCTTTCCCTGGTAGATCTTTATCAGCATTCCTGCATATGCTCCCGGAACACTTTTAGATAAAATTATGGTCTCTTCGGGAACTCCCTTAAGTACTACTTTTTTATCAGAAAAATATACGGGTTGTACATCTATAACATCAAGAATACTATCTCTAACCACAAATATTTTGTCTCCTTCCTGAAGCAATCCTCTTTCGATTTCGATAGCATTTTCTTCTTTCTTAGCATCAAGATTGGCCTCGAGGTACATCCCTTCTCTAAGGGATGGGTCTGCTACTTCAATAAAAGTTGTAATGGTCTGGGTGGCTTGATTAACGCTACTATTAATTCTGGACACCTTTCCTGTAAATGTCTTTGTTTTGTTAAGGTTAGAAAGTTCTACCGATTCTCCAACACGAAGCAGATCTCCATATTCCTTGCCTATTGCAACCTGCATTTCATATACTTTGGTGTCGATGTACTCTCCTAATTTTTGTCCCTGCCGAATTAAAGTTCCTTCGGTGACCAGGGCTTCGGTAAGTACACCATTAAAAGGGGCAGAGATGGTATATTTTGCCAATCGCTGCTCCAGGTTTTTTACATTGTAATAGGTGGTATAAATATTTCTTCCTGTTATAAAATATTTTTCTTTTTCTGAAGTAACTTCTGGTAGTTTTGGTGTGGCTTTACTCATATCAAAGGTATTGAGATACCCTTGCCATTTTTCATAAATATCTGGATAATCCAATCGCAAATCCGGCATAATAGAAGTTACCAGATTGTATAAATTACTCTTGGCAGATTGCACACTAGCATAATATTCTGATGCATCGATCCTTATCAATGCCTGTCCTCTTTGATATTTTTGACCGGGTTTAAATAAGTGAGTTCCTCCTTTAAAAATACCTTGAACTTCGGCATATAGCTCTAACCTTCTTTTTGCTATTAAATTACCATTTGCTGCAATTTGAATAGGAATCGTTTTGTTTTTTACAGTATCTACAAAAACAGTTTTTATCACTTTTGCAGATTTGGGTCTAAATCTTTTTTTACTGTCTATTATTTTTCTGGCACCAAAATAAGCTGCCACAATCAAAAGTATCCCTAGGATTGAAAGTATAATTTTTCTCATAGTATATCGGTAACCACACTTTTTGTAGAATCGCTACAAAACTATCAACCACACCCTTGGGATGCAGTTAAAGAACTCATAAAAGTTAACACGAGAGACTTTTACACTATAAAATAGGTTTAACTATATAGAGTCACGATAATAAAAATAAAAATTAGAAGACAATATAAAACAACCCCTTATGCATCGTTTAATGCATCCATTTCTTCTTGTAATATTTCCCAATCTTCCATTAGCGAGGATAAGAGATCTTTTTTTGCCTGGTAATTATCAAAAAAGTTGGGTTGAGCAATCGTTTCATCATAATTGACCGCCAGTTCTACATCAATTTCTTTAATTTCCCTTTCGAGCTTATTGATTTTAGATTCTATATTACTCAACTTATTGCCAAGTGATTTCACTTTTTTCTGATCCTGATAAGATTGTTTTGCTGTTTCTTTGGTATCAGAAGTTGTTTTCTCTTGCTTATCTTTCTTTTCTATATCTCTTAGATCATTTATTCTTTTTTCTTCTAAGTAGAAATTTATATCCCCGAGATATTCTTTGATTTTTTTATCCTTAAATTCATAAACTGTATTGCTTAATCCTTGCAGAAAATCTCTATCATGTGACACCAAAATCAGGGTTCCATCAAAATTTTTCAGAGCTTCTTTTAATACATTTTTCGACTTGATGTCCAAGTGGTTTGTTGGTTCATCCATCACCAATACATTAAAAGGCTGTAAGAGCATTTTACATAGTGCTAATCGGTTTCTCTCTCCTCCAGAAAGTACTTTTACCTTTTTATCCACTTCATCACCTCTAAACAAGAAGGATCCTAACATATCCCGAACCTTGGTTCGTGTTTTTTCATCGGCTGCATGGATCATTGTGTCATGAACAGTTAATTCTCCATCTAGATATTCAGACTGATTCTGAGCAAAATATCCTATCTGTACATTATGACCCAACTTAAACTCTCCTGTATAAGCAATTTCATCAATAATAATCTTAGCCAATGTTGATTTACCCTGACCATTCTGACCTACAAATGCTATTTTAGATCCTCTCTCTACCAGTAAATCAATGTCCTTTAGAATTTCTTTATCACCATAACTTTTGCTTACACTATCGGCTTCAATAACTACTTTTCCTGGTTGTACATGTATAGGAAAACTAATACTCATTACTGCATTATCATCTTCATCTACTTCTATTCTATCAATCTTATCCAATTTCTTAATTAAAGATTGTGCCATAGAAGCTTTAGAAGCTTTGGCTCTAAACTTTTCGATCAGTTTTTCGGTCTGTTCTATCTGCTTAGATTGGTTCTTTTGTGTAGCTAATTGTTGCTCTCTAATCTCTTTACGAAGCACCAAATATTTAGAATAAGGCTTGTTATAATCATAAATACGTCCCAAAGAGATTTCTATAGTTCTATTGGTTACATTATCCAGAAACATTTTATCATGCGAAACAATAACTACTACTCCGGCATAATTTTTTAAAAAATTCTCTAGCCAGATAATAGATTCTATATCTAAATGGTTTGTAGGCTCATCTAATAGTAAAATATCGTTATTCTGTAATAACAACTTTGCTAGTTCGATTCTCATACGCCATCCACCAGAGAATGTATCTGTAAGCTTATTAAAATCTTCACGAGCAAATCCGAGGCCTTGTAAAACCCTTTCTGTCTCTCCTTGATAGTTATACCCTCCCATGATCTCATAATGGTGTGTAAGGTCACTTAAATCGGTAATTAGCTGGTTATATTTTTCACTTTCGTAATCTGTGCGTTCTGCCAGTTGAG is a window encoding:
- a CDS encoding efflux RND transporter permease subunit, giving the protein MRKIIAFFIKYHVAVNVIVLAFFAFGVVGALSLKSSFFPLIDSKNITINITYPGASPLEVEEGIVLKIEDNLKGLDGVERVTSTSRENNGTINVEIEKGKNIDFMLLEVKNAVDRVPSFPTGMEPLVVAKQEAIRPTINFSISGDNIPLVTLKEIARQVENDLRGIEGISQISVSGYPAEEIEIAIDEKNLLAYNLSFSEVAQAVSRANILTTGGTIKTDAEEYLIRANNRSYYGNELSNLIVRADASGSVIRLKDVAEIRDRFSETANATYFNGDLAVNVEITSTNTEDLISSAEKAKEYIAEFNQKYNNVQLNVISDRSITLVQRTELLTENAIIGMLLVLTFLSLFLNTRLAFWVAFGLPVAFLGMFIFAGSFDVTINVLSLFGMIIVIGILVDDGIVIAENIYQHYEKGKTPVQAAIDGTMEVIPPIISAIITTILAFGIFLFLDGRIGEFFGEVSVVVILTLSVSLIEALIILPAHLAHSKALKPQDSKPKTGIGQLFAKLRYINTFGDAIMRWLRDKMYSPALRFSLQNKLFTFSLFIVLLVLTIGTVGGGIVRTSFFPQIASDRISINLAMPNGTNEKITDSIISLIAEKAWETNEELTEQYLKGPEYAGKKLFKNVITNIGPGSSSASLVVNLLPGEERPDAVGSAMVTDLISEKMGEVAGVESLVYGSGGNFGGRPVSVSLLGNNIAELKAAKAELKGALVNNSLLKDVTDNDPAGIKEIRIELKENAYLLGLNLRDIMTQVRAGFFGVQAQRFQRGQDEIRVWVRYDRDNRSSISNLDDMRITTISGERVPLNEIATYSIERGDVAVNHLEGRREIQISADLKDAETTSATDILQEIRTVTMPEIISKYPTVTPSYEGQNREAGKLLGSLRPVGLTVLALIYITIAFTFRSYSQPLLLLLLIPLSLPAVALGHWAHNFPINILSMLGIIALIGIMVNDGLVLIGKFNSNLREGLSFDESIYQAGRSRFRAIFLTSLTTIAGLAPLLLEKSRQAQFLKPMAISIAYGIGFATVLTLLLLPLFLSFSNNVKVRTKWLVTGNKITKEEVERAIKEQKEENEEHHELQG
- a CDS encoding ABC-F family ATP-binding cassette domain-containing protein, producing MLNIHNLSISFGGEYLFEEISFRLNAGDRVGLIGKNGAGKSTMLKILSKEQEPDSGQIAMDKEVKIGFLKQDIDFVFGRTVLEEAYEAFIEIKKAERDIDAINAQLAERTDYESEKYNQLITDLSDLTHHYEIMGGYNYQGETERVLQGLGFAREDFNKLTDTFSGGWRMRIELAKLLLQNNDILLLDEPTNHLDIESIIWLENFLKNYAGVVVIVSHDKMFLDNVTNRTIEISLGRIYDYNKPYSKYLVLRKEIREQQLATQKNQSKQIEQTEKLIEKFRAKASKASMAQSLIKKLDKIDRIEVDEDDNAVMSISFPIHVQPGKVVIEADSVSKSYGDKEILKDIDLLVERGSKIAFVGQNGQGKSTLAKIIIDEIAYTGEFKLGHNVQIGYFAQNQSEYLDGELTVHDTMIHAADEKTRTKVRDMLGSFLFRGDEVDKKVKVLSGGERNRLALCKMLLQPFNVLVMDEPTNHLDIKSKNVLKEALKNFDGTLILVSHDRDFLQGLSNTVYEFKDKKIKEYLGDINFYLEEKRINDLRDIEKKDKQEKTTSDTKETAKQSYQDQKKVKSLGNKLSNIESKINKLEREIKEIDVELAVNYDETIAQPNFFDNYQAKKDLLSSLMEDWEILQEEMDALNDA
- a CDS encoding efflux RND transporter periplasmic adaptor subunit — its product is MRKIILSILGILLIVAAYFGARKIIDSKKRFRPKSAKVIKTVFVDTVKNKTIPIQIAANGNLIAKRRLELYAEVQGIFKGGTHLFKPGQKYQRGQALIRIDASEYYASVQSAKSNLYNLVTSIMPDLRLDYPDIYEKWQGYLNTFDMSKATPKLPEVTSEKEKYFITGRNIYTTYYNVKNLEQRLAKYTISAPFNGVLTEALVTEGTLIRQGQKLGEYIDTKVYEMQVAIGKEYGDLLRVGESVELSNLNKTKTFTGKVSRINSSVNQATQTITTFIEVADPSLREGMYLEANLDAKKEENAIEIERGLLQEGDKIFVVRDSILDVIDVQPVYFSDKKVVLKGVPEETIILSKSVPGAYAGMLIKIYQGKKENNNVHSDSSASTAKKQ